The following coding sequences are from one Sphaeramia orbicularis chromosome 11, fSphaOr1.1, whole genome shotgun sequence window:
- the gja4 gene encoding gap junction alpha-4 protein: MSRADWTFLEHLLEEGQEYSTGIGRVWLTVLFLFRMLVLGTAAESAWDDEQADFICNTKQPGCIAVCYDKAFPISHFRYFVLQVIFVSTPTIFFFGYVAIRAGREKNKEEGKDESGAECSAGLKNDAIVIDKNATKENAEEKKKKENGEKGKKCDRSSPEAPKLKGRLLCAYAFSILLKILLEAGFIIGLWFLYDGFFIAAKFECTRTPCPHTVDCFVSRPTEKTIFTIYTQVIAAISLLLNIIELFHLLRLAVSHRLEKRYRSERVEYLPRSKRVLAREEAPDFQMEPAQSYKAGSHGNLPPQGEVTGYHNSCESYRDLAGEVNWGPGESGGDLLPSYMNCMGAMSNSHSPIVIYKKHQHHTGKQTKGAHKGHSKQKHYV, translated from the coding sequence ATGTCCAGAGCTGACTGGACCTTTCTGGAGCACCTGCTGGAGGAGGGTCAGGAGTATTCAACAGGTATCGGTCGCGTCTGGCTTACCGTACTCTTCCTCTTTCGCATGCTGGTACTCGGAACGGCGGCGGAATCTGCCTGGGATGACGAGCAAGCCGACTTCATCTGCAACACCAAACAGCCTGGCTGCATCGCCGTCTGCTACGACAAGGCCTTTCCCATCTCCCACTTCCGTTATTTCGTCCTCCAGGTCATCTTCGTCTCCACGCCGACCATCTTCTTCTTTGGATATGTGGCTATAAGAGCTGGGAGGGAGAAGAACAAAGAGGAGGGAAAGGATGAGTCTGGAGCAGAATGTAGTGCTGGACTTAAAAATGATGCTATTGTAATAGACAAGAATGCGACAAaggaaaatgcagaggaaaagaaaaaaaaagaaaatggtgaGAAGGGGAAAAAATGTGACAGGAGTTCTCCAGAGGCTCCTAAACTTAAAGGCAGGCTGCTGTGTGCGTACGCCTTCAGCATTCTGCTTAAAATCCTCCTAGAAGCCGGATTCATAATCGGGCTCTGGTTCCTGTACGACGGCTTCTTTATTGCAGCCAAGTTCGAGTGCACAAGAACTCCTTGTCCTCATACAGTGGACTGTTTTGTGTCTCGGCCGACGGAAAAGACCATCTTCACCATCTACACTCAGGTCATCGCTGCCATCTCCCTCCTCCTTAACATAATTGAGCTTTTTCACCTCCTTCGACTCGCCGTCTCTCACCGACTTGAGAAACGCTACAGGTCAGAGCGAGTGGAGTACCTACCTCGGTCAAAACGTGTGTTGGCCCGAGAAGAGGCTCCAGACTTCCAAATGGAGCCAGCACAGTCTTACAAAGCAGGAAGCCATGGTAATCTGCCACCGCAGGGTGAGGTTACAGGTTATCACAACTCTTGTGAGAGCTACAGGGATCTCGCAGGCGAGGTAAACTGGGGTCCTGGGGAGTCTGGCGGCGACCTGCTTCCTAGTTACATGAACTGTATGGGGGCTATGAGTAATTCACATTCCCCTATAGTCATTTATAAGAAACACCAACATCACACTGGGAAACAGACGAAGGGTGCCCATAAAGGACACTCTAAGCAGAAACACTATGTATGA